In the Tessaracoccus lacteus genome, GTGTTCGGTGACGCCGAGGCCCTGTCCCGGCAGGACCCGTCGACGCGCTCGCTGGTGAGCTGGTACCTGGAGACGCGTGCCTGATCGCCGACTGCTGACCGCCGCCGGGACGCTCGCCCTGCTGGGCGCGCTCCCGGTGGCGGCCAGCGCCGCGCGTGTCCGGTGGCTGTCCGCCGGTCGCACGCACCTGCCTCAGGACGTCCCGCACCGAGGCGTCGGCATGGTGCTGGGTGCCCGCGCCTACCCGACGTTCCCGTCGACCTTTCTCGCCGCCCGGCTCGACGTCGCCGTCGAGCTGTACGCCCGCGGCAAGATCAACGCCGTCCTCGTCACGGGCGACGGTCTGCCCCGCTCCTTCGACGAGCCGAAGGTCATGAAGGACTACCTCGTCGCGCACGGGGTGCCCGCCACCGCGGTCTTCGAGGACGGCGCCGGGTTCGACACCTACGACTCGTGCATCCGGGCCCGCGACACGTTCGGGCTGACGGAGCTGACCGTCATCTCGCAGGACTACCACCTGCCGCGCATCATCGCGATCTGCCGCGAGCTCGACATCGACGCGGTCGGCGTGCCCGACCGCACCATCCGCCGTCGCCGCGGCCCGAAGTGGGTCCGCGGCCTGCTGCGCGAGCAGCTCGCCAACCTCAAGATGGAGTGGGACCTGTTCACCCGCCGTCGGCCCCAGCGCGACGACCCCCTCGACCCGACGCTGCGCGACCACTCCCTCCGCGGCTAGCCATCCGTCCGCCCGCCGCGATGAGCACGACACACTTGTCGTCGCGCTCAAAGGCAATGTGACCGTTCAGATCGCCGACGAGCAGGAGGATGTGCTCATCGCGGCCCGAGCGGTTACGGCCGGGTCACCAGACAGAGACGCCGCGCCCCATGCCGAAGTAGCGCCACCCGGCGTCGTGCCAGCGACGCGGATCCAGCACGTTGCGACCGTCGATGATGACCGGCTGGTTGACGAGGCCGCGGATCGACTCCGGGTCGAGCTCCACGAACTCCTTCCACGGGGTCAGCACCATCACCGCGTCGGCGCCGGCGACGGCCTGCTCGACGGTGGCGGGGGTCTCGAACTCCGGCCGGCGCTCGTTCAGCCTTGGCGCGGCGGCCGGGTCGACGATCGCCAGCCGGGCCCCGCGGTCCCACAGCCGGTTGGCTATGTCGAGGGCGGGGGAGTCGCGCAGGTCGTCGGTGTCCGGCTTGAACGTGATCCCGAGCACCGCGATCCGCCTGCCCCCCAGCCCGCCGATGGCCTCCTCGGCCAGGGCGACGGCGCGGTCGCGGCGACGCAGGTTGATGGCGTCGACCTCGCGGAGGAAGGTCAGCGCCTCGTCGACGCCCAGCTCCCCGGCGCGCGCCATGAACGCCCGGATGTCCTTCGGCAGGCAGCCGCCGCCGAAGCCGATGCCGGCCTGCAGGAACTTTGACCCGATCCGGTCGTCGTAGCCAATGGCCTCAGCCAGCCGCGTGACGTCGCCGCCCGTCGCGTCGCACAGCTCGGCCATGGCGTTGATGAAGGAGATCTTGGTCGCCAGGAACGAGTTCGCCGCGACTTTCACCAGCTCGGCGGTCGGGTAGTTCGACACCACCAGAGGCGAGCCCTCGGCGAGGAGCTTCGCGTAGCACTCGTCGAGCAGCAGTTTCGCCTGCTCGCCGCGGGCGACGTCGTCGCTCAGTCCGTAGACGATGCGGTCGGGATGCAGCGTGTCCTTGACCGCGTAGCCCTCCCGGAGGAACTCCGGATTCCAGGCCAGCAGGAACGGCTTGCCCGACGCGTCGAGCCGGTCTGCGAGCCGCTGCGCGGTGCCGACGGGCACCGTCGACTTGCCCGCGACAAGCACCGGGGCCCCGTCCTCGCGGACGGCGGTGTGCTCGATGATCGTGGCGATCGCCTGGTCGACGTACGACATGTCCGCGCCGAGACGCCCCTGCTGCTGCGGCGTCCCGACGCCGATGAAGTGGATCTGCGCGTCCGCGATCAGCGACGGGTCCGTCGTGAACGTCAGCCGTCCCGACTCGACGCCACGGGCCAGCAGCTCGGGGAACCGTGGCTCGTGGAACGGTGCTACGCCGGCCGCGAGGTCGGCGACCTTCCGCTCATCCACGTCGATTCCGACGACCTCGTGCCCCAGCTCCGCCATGCACGCGGCGTGCACGGCGCCGAGGTAGCCACAGCCGATCACGGAAATACGCATGTCGCCAAGACTAACCAGTCGGCCTCAACTGCGCCCTCGGCGCCCTCGCGGAGGGGGGAGCGGACCGGCGAGGAGGAACGGACCAGCGCCCTTGATGTGAACGGTCCCATCGGGCGCGTTACGCTTAGCCTCGGAGGCACTTGCCTGCCACGGAATCGCCCGACGTGGGGCGACTGACACGGAGGTCACCAGTGGATCAGAAGGCCCAGGACGCGATCACGTCCGGCAACACCGCTCTCGGGATCGAGTTCGGATCGACCCGTATCAAGGCCGTGCTCATCGGCCCCGATCAGCAGCCGCTTGCCACCGGCGGTTTCGAGTGGCGCTCCAAGCTGGAGAACGGCCACTGGACCTATGACCTGGACGCCGTCTGGTCGGGCGTGCAGGCTGCCTACGCCGAACTGGCCGCCGCCGTCCGCGAGGACCACGGGGTCGAGCTGACGACGGTGGGGGCCATGGGGTTCTCCGCCATGATGCACGGCTACCTGGCCTTCGATGCGGCCGGCGAGCTGCTCGTCCCGTTCCGCACGTGGCAGAACACCAGCACGGGCCAGGCCGCGGGCGAACTGACGCAGCTGTTCCAGCACAACATCCCGCAGCGCTGGAGCATCGCGCACCTCTACCAGGCCGTCCTGAATGGTGAGGAGCACGTCGGGCAGGTCGCCCACTTCACCACGCTCGCCGGCTACGTCCACTGGAAGCTCACCGGCGAGAAGGTGCTCGGCGTCGGCGACGCGTCCGGCATGTTCCCGATCGACGTGGCCACCGGCCAGTTCGACACGGGCATGATCGCGCAGTTCGACGAGCTCGTCGCCGGCCGCGGCTACGGCTGGCAGCTCGCCGACCTGCTGCCCGCCGTGCTGCCCGCCGGCACGCAGGCCGGGTCGCTGACGGCCGACGGGGCGAAGCTGCTTGACCCAACCGGCACCCTGCAGCCGGGTATCCCGCTCGCGCCCGCCGAGGGCGACGCCGGCACCGGCATGGTCGCAACCAACTCCGTTGCCCGCCGCACCGCCAACGTGTCGGCCGGCACGTCGATCTTCGCGATGGTCGTCCTCGAGGGGCCGCTGAAGTCGCTGCACGAGGAGATCGACCTCGTCACGACGCCGGCCGGCGACCTCGTCGGTATGGCGCACTGCAACAATGGCACCATCGACCTGAGTGCCTGGGTCTCGCTGTTCGGTGAGGTCGCGGCCGCGCTGGGCGCCACCGTCGACACGAACACGCTGTTCGAGACGCTGTACCGTTCCGCGCTGACCGGCGATGCCGACGGTGGCGGGATGCTGGCCTACAACTTCCTGGCCGGTGAGCACGGCGTCGGGCTGGAGGCCGGGCGGCCGATGTTCGTCCGCAGCCCCGAGAGCACCTTCACGCTGGCGAACTTCATGCGCACGCACCTGTTCGCGTCGCTCGGCGCGCTGCGCGTCGGGATGGACGTCCTGCTGAAGGACGAGGGTGTGCAGCTCGATTCGATGTTCGCGCACGGTGGTCTGTTCAAGACCAAGGGCGTCGCGCAGGGCTTCCTCGCCGCGGCGATGGACACCCCGGTATCCGTCGGTGACCTGGCGGGTGAGGGTGGTGCGTGGGGCATGGCGCTGCTCGCGTCGTTCCTCCGTTCCGGTGGCGGTGACCTGACCGGCTGGCTCGCCGACGAGGTGTTCGCGGGTGCCGAGGTGGAGACCATGGAGCCGGTGCCGGCCGACGTCGCGGGCTTCGACACGTTCATGGAGCGGTTCCGCGCGGGGCTCGCGATCGAGCGCGCCGCCGTCGACAACCTCTGAGCCCGGTTGGGGCAGGCGGCGACGGGGTGACACAATTGACCCCATGCAATCGCTGCCTGCCCTACTTGACGCGCGCCTGCGCGCGCTCACCGGTGTCGATCCCGAGATGCGCCCCGCCACCAAGCCCCAGTTCGGTCACTTCCAGTCGAACGTCGCGCTGAGGCTCGCCAAGCAGCAGGGGCGCCCGCCGCGTGAGGTCGCGGCCGACCTCGTGGCGCAGTTGGACGTCGAGGACCTGTGCGAGCCGCTGGAGATCGCTGGGCCGGGCTTCATCAACTTCCGGATGCGTTCCGACGTGCTGGCCCGGGCCGTGTCGTCGCTGCTCGAGGACCCGAACGACGGGCTGAATCCGGCCCGCTTCCCGCAGCGCGTCGTCATCGACTACTCGGCGCCCAACGTCGCCAAGCAGATGCACGTCGGCCACCTGCGGACCACGATCATCGGCGACTGCTTCAACCGCGTGCTCAGCGCCCTGGGCAACACCGTCATCGCGCAGAACCACATCGGTGACTGGGGCACGCAGTTCGGCATGCTGATCGAGGAGGTCCTCGATGAAGGCCTCGACGTGCGCACCCTCACGCTGGCTGACGCCGACGCGCTCTACAAGCGGGCCGCCGCCAAGTTCAAGTCCGATGAGGAGTTCGCCGCCCGCGCCCGCGCCCGGGTGGCGACGTTCCAGGGCGGCGACGAGGAGTCGCTGGCCATCTGGCGCGGCCTCGTCGACATCTCCAAGCCGGCCTTCAACGTCGCCTACGAGCGGCTGAACGTGCTGCTCACCGACGATGACATCGCCGGCGAGTCGACCTACAACGACGACCTGCCCGTGCTCGTCAAGGAGCTCGAGGACTCCGGCGTCGCCGTCGTCGACAACGGCGCGCTGTGCGTGTTCGTCGACGGCTTCGACGCCCCGCTGATCGTGCGCAAATCCGACGGCGGCTACGGCTACGCCACCACGGACCTGGCGGCCATCCGCCGTCGCGTGCGCGAGCTGCATGCCGACCGCATCATCTACGTCACCGACGCCCGCCAGGCCGGCCACTTCGCGCAGGTGTTCGCCGCGGCGCGCAAGGCGGGCTTCCTGCCCGACGACGTCGTCGCCCAGCACGTCGGCTACGGCATGGTGCTCGGCCGCGACGGCAAGCCGTTCAAGACCCGCGACGGTTCGGCGGCGACGCTCGAGTCGCTGCTCGACGCCGCGGAGGAGCAGGCCGCGCCGAACATCGCGCTCGCGGCCATCAAGTACGCCGACCTCAGCAACGGCCTCCAGAAGGATTACACCTTCGACGCGGAGCGCATGGTGCAGACCACCGGCGACACCGGCCCCTACCTGCAGTACGCGCACGCCCGGGTGTCGCAGATCCTGCGCAAGGCGGAGGCCGAGGACATCCACTTCGGCGCCGTCACGGTGCTGGCCGACCCCGTCGAGCAGCAGCTGGCGCTCCTGCTGAGCCGCTTCGGCGAGGTCGTCGACGACGTCGCCCAGAACCTGACCCCGCACAAGCTCTGCGGCTACCTCTACGACCTGGCCGGCTCGCTGGCGTCGTTCTACGAGGCCTGCCCGGTGCTGAAGTTGGAGGGCGACGTCCGCGCGTCACGCCTCGCGCTGTGCGAGGCCACGCGTCGCGTCCTGGCCGCGGGACTGTCGCTCCTCGGAATCGACGCGCCCGCCCGCATGTGACGACGAGAGGGGCGGGGTCGGGGAGCCCCTCGACCCCGCCCCTTCGTCGTCGTCCCACGTGGCAGCCCCACCCCCGAAAACCGTTCAGTGATCGATTCTCCCCGGTCCGGCATCGAGAATCGCACACGAGCCAGGCCGACCGGGCGCCTCAGCGTCGACCTGGCGGAGGCGCTGTGCGCTTCCCGTGGTCAGACCGAGGGGAATCGACCAGTGCCCGTTTTTCGGAGGAAGGGAGCAGGAGAGCGAGACGACGGGAGGGGCTTGCGCGGTGCACAACTGTGGCCTGGTCCCCATCACGCGCGCAATATCCGGGTGCTCCGGCTCAGGCCACTCTTGTGCACGGGAATGTGCGACGAGGGGGCCGACCTCGCGGTCCGGCCCCCTCGGGTACGTCTCAGCCGTCAGGCCAACTCAGCTCTCAGACCAGGTCGGGGTGCTCGTCGGCGTCGCGGGCGGCAAGCGCCGCGCCGATGATGCCGGCGCGGTTGCGGAGTTTGGCCGGGATGATCTCCGTGTTGAGGTCCAGCAGGTGGCCGAACTTGTCCCAGTCCTTCGACACGCCGCCGCCGACGACGAACAGGTCGGGGGAGAACAGCATCTCGACATGCTTGTAGTAAGGCTGCAGGCGCTTGGTGGTCCACTCCTCGTAGGAGATGTTCTCCTTGTCCTTGATCGACGACGCCGCGTAGGTCTCCGCGTCGCGGCCGTCGAGCTCGAGGTGGCCGAGTTCGGCGTTGGGGATCAGCACGCCTCGGTAGATGATCGCCGCGCCGATGCCGGTGCCCAGCGTCGTGAGGATGACCAGGCCGTTGTTGCCCTTGGCGGCGCCGAGGTGGACCTCGGCGAGGCCGGCGGCGTCGGCGTCGTTGACCAGCGTGATCTTGCGACCCAGCTTGTCGGACAGGTACTCGTCGGCCTGCAGGCCCGCCCACTTCTGGTTCAGGTTGGCGATGAAGGGTACGCGGCCGTGCACGACGGGGGCCGGGATCGTCAGGCCGATGGACGTGTCGCCGATCTGGCCGGAGAACTCGTCGACGATCTCGCCGAGGATGGCCGCGACGTTGCTCGGGGTCGACTTCTCCGGGGTGGGGATGCGCAGACGCGGGGCGGCGAAGTCGCCGGCCTCCAGGTCCACGGGGGCGCCCTTGATGCCAGAGCCGCCGACGTCGATACCCAGGTAAATGCTCATGGCGAAAATCCTACCGCTGGTTGACTCGAAGTGGCGGGCGGCCCTCGTCAGGTGGCAGCCCACTCGGCGTGGGCGTTGACGGTCGCGGCGCCGCCTCGATGGTCAGCGTGCCGTCGCCAGGCCGCAGGGAGACTCCACCGGCGGACCCCGACCCTCGAGGCGACCCTCCTGGGGAGGGATCAGCTCAGCGGTCGGCAGCTGTGCGGGCGAGGCGGGCGAGGCGGACTTGCTCGAGCATCACCTGGCGGGCGACCTGCGCGTCGAGGTGGTAGAGCCGCAGATCGACGGGGCCGTCGGTGGTGTGGATGGCCACCGTCGCGACGCGCAGCCACCGCTCCAGCGGACCTTGGCGGAGCCCGGCGGACTGCATGCGACGGTGCGGGACGATGGTGCGCGTCTGCGTCAGCAGTCCGTGCTGGGCGACGATGACCTTGTCGTCGAAGCCCCACGTGTGGCTCCGGAACGTGACCGGGGTCAGCCAGCGGGCGCGCGCAGGCTGGGGCTGCGGCTGGATCGAGTCCAGGTCGACGTCCGGCCAGATCGCGTGCAGCACCGCGGCCACGTCCTCGGCGGTGCCATAGGGGAGGATCAGCGCGTTACTGCCCTCGTTCTCGTCGCCGACGTCGCCGTAGCCGAGCACCGTCACGCTCACCGAGTACAGACCGAAGGGTCTGTGGAGAATGTCCTGGCGAACCTGCAGGCCCTGTATGCGACGGGGGTGCAGTCCCTGCGCCGCCTTGTTGAGCGCACCCCGCGAGATGTGGAGCGTCTCCCCACGGCGCGTCATCACGAAGCCCCAGTTCTTGCCTGTCTGGCTCCAGACCCAGCCGCCGACGGCGAGCAGGGCGGGGATGGCTGTGATGGGCTCGCCCGCGACGAGCCCGACGATGAGGACGGCGGCGGCGATCACCACCCACACGGCCGTGTTGCTCGACACGAACGCGCCGATCAGCAGGTTCCTGGGGCCGACCCGCGCGACGACCACGTCCTCCGTGGACTCGAGGACGCGCGCGGGGTTTTCGGCCGGGGTCGTGATCTGGGTGGCGTCGGGGGGCGTCGGCAGCCCGCGTCGCGCTCCGCGCATGCGTGCTATCAGGTGGTCGCGCAGCGATTCGGCGCGTGCCAGCGAGAGGTAGACGAGGTCCGCGCCGCCGGCGCCGCCAACGTCGATGTGGACCTTCGCCAGTCCGAGCAGTCGGGCTACGATCGGCTGGTTGATGTCGACGGACTGCACCTTGGTGTAGTCGATGCGGGTCGAGGTCTGGGAGAGGAGGCGTCGCTCGATCCTGAACTCCTCGTCGTCGGCGATGAACGTTGTCATCCGCCAGGTCAGCACACCGGAGACACCCGCGATGATCGCGTAGATGCCCAGGACGACGCCGATGATCACCACGCTGCCGCCGAGTTCCTCGCCCTCCAGGATCTCGCGGGTCAGGAACCACGCCGCGGCGACCAGCGCGATGCCGCCGCGTGCCAGGCCAGTCAGAGGGCTGGGTCGCTCGACGATCTTCTCCGTCACGGGAGCCGGGGCGGCTGGGTTGGCGGGATGCTGCCCTACGGGGTCGGGATCGACGGGGCCCTGCGTCGGCGTTGGCAGATCGGGTTCCGTCTGCGGGCCCGTCATCAGATGCCCGCCTGCTGCTGCTCGCCGCGCGAGATGAGGCGGTCCCGTAGAGCTGCGGCGTCGGCGGCGGCCAGGCCGGGGATGTTGATCGTTCCGCTGGTCGAGGACGTGACCATCTTCACGCTCGCCAGGCGGAAGGCGCGGTCGAGGGGTCCGGCCTCGACCTCGACCAGCTGCATCCGGCCGTAGGGCACGCACTGGAGCGAGCGCCACCACAGCCCGCTCGTCAGGTAGACGTCCTCGTCGCGCTCGGCGTAGCCCCAGCGTCGGAACACCCGTGGAGCACGGAACATGCGCCAGGCGATCCACGCCACGGCCGCGGCGAGCGCGGACCAGGGGAGCCAGCTCGGCAGCCGGTCCCACCCGAGGAAGATTGTCACCGCGACGCCGACAGCCGCAAACAGGAGCCCCCACACGACAGGGATCAGGACCAGCTTCATCCGCAGGTAGTTCGGCGACAACCGTTGCCAGGCGACCCCGGGCGGGGCGAACGGGTCGTCGAGCGTCGGGGTCTGGTCAGGGGCGTTCGTCACGGCGCGTACTTCTCACACTCGATCTGTATTAGACGTCTAATACAGTAGCAGGGGCTGTGGGCGGCCGGTGGCGCCCCTATTGCGCGAACTTCTCGTACTTGCGCTGCTTGGCGATGCGCGGCCCGAGCACTGTGACCTCGCCCATGATGACCGTGCCGACGAGCGTGAGCACGATGCCGTCGGGGTGCGGCGCGACGCCGTCGACCTTCGTCTCGGCCATGACGTTCGTGATCTGGGAGGTGTTCACCTCGACGCCCTCGGGGACGCGGATCTTCACCTCGCCCATCAGCACACCGACGTGAACCGTCGTGTGCCGCGACGCGAACGTCGCCCCGACGAGGTCGAGGCGGACCTCGCCGAGCCACGAGTTGAGGGTGAGGTCGCCTGCGACGGTGCTGATCGAGCCGGACTTCTGCGTCGACAGGATCGCGTTGGCACCCGTGTAGGCCCCGGGGATCGCGACGCTGTCCAGCCGCTGCGCGGCCGGTGCAGGGGTGGCCGGCTGCGCGGCGACGTGCGGGTCGCGGGGGAGCAGGTCCGCCGTGAGTACGTCCAGGTCGCCGAAGGTCTTGGCGTCGTAGGCGGTGGCGATGCGGTCCGCGTGCTCGTCGAACGTCAGCCGTCCCTCCGCGTAGGCGTTGTTGAGCACCTGCGCGACCAGTTCGCGGTCCTGATCGGCGCAGCGCAACTGGTCGAATCGCGGGGTCATGTCGGTGGCCATGGAACGATCCTACGGCGGGGCGCCGGCGCAGGAACAGGATGGGGAACCCGAACCGGGGGCGGGTCAGGGACCACCCTGGGATCGGCGGTCCGCGGCTGGTCGGGGCCGGGGTGCACCCTTCGCTTCGCTCAGGGCGCTTCGACAGGCTCAGCGAACCGGGCTTCGACGGGTCCTCGTCTGCGGCTGGCGTCCACAACTGTGGCCAGGCCCGGAGCACGCGGGAATAGAGCGCGTGCTGGGGCTCTGGCCACAGTTGTTGCACGGGATGCTCTGGCGCGGGGCGGGGAGTTCGGGTACGCGTGGGGAAACTGCCACTGCCCAAGTGACGGTCGACGGCAATAGGGTGTGGCCAACAGGCTCTGAGGAGGAACGATGACCAGACGAGTGGGAATCCTGACGGCCGGCGGCGACTCGCCCGGCCTCAACGCCGCCATCCGCGGCTTCGGCAAGGCGGCGCTCGGGCACGGCATGGAGCTCATCGGCTTCCGCGACGGCCTCAAGGGGCTCGTGGAGGACCGCTGGCAGGAGCTCGACGGGCAGGCGTTAGCCGGGATCCTCACGATCGGCGGCACCATCCTCGGAACCTCCCGCGACAAGCCGCACAAGATGGTCGTCGACGGCGAGGTCCGCGACATGACGCCGACCATCATCGAGAACTACGAGCGCAACCAGCTCGACGCCATCGTCTGCATCGGCGGCGGCGGAACGGCGAAGAATGCGAACCGCCTGTCGAAGGCCGGGCTGAACGTCATTCACCTCCCGAAGACGATCGACAACGACATCGCGCACACCGACACCAGCTTCGGGTTCTCGACGGCGCTCGGCATCGCCACCGACGCCGTCGACCGGCTCCACTCGACTGCGCACTCGCACCACCGCGTGATCGTCGTCGAGATCATGGGCCACAAGGCCGGGTGGCTGGCGCTCGGCGCAGGCATCGCCGGCGGGGCAGACATCATCCTCATCCCCGAGATCCCGTACTCAATCGAGTCCGTTGCCGAGTCCGTCCGGGGCCGCGCCGCGTCCGGGAGACCGTTCTCGGTCATCGCCATCGCCGAGGGTGCCCGCGACCTCCAGGGCTCCGCCGACCTCGCGGCCGCCGTCGCGCTGAAGAGCAGTGCGACGTCTCCGGAGGCCAAGGCGGCAGCCGACAAGCACAAGGCGTCCGTCGAGGCGGCGCACCGCGACAACGCCTTCCGCGTCGCGTCCGCGCTCGAGTCCGCGACCGGGCTCGAGTCCCGCGTCACGATCCTCGGCTACGTCCAGCGGGGAGGCACCCCCGACGCGAACGACCGACTCCTCGGCACGCTCCTCGGCTCCGCCGGCGCCGACCTCGTGGCCGCGGGCGAGTACGGCGTCACCGTCGCGTCGCAAGGCGGCGACGCGGTCCCCGTGCCGCTCGCCGAGGTGGCGGGCAACCTGAAGACCGTCCCGCTCGACCACCCCTGGCTCACTGCGGCCCGCGGCGTGGGCACCGGCCTGGGCGACTGACCGGTGCCGCGTCGTCGGCGGGCGGTCGTCGCGGGCTCGGTGGTCGCCGCCGTGGCCCTCGTCGCGGCGGCCGGGTACTGGTCGGTGCGGCCGCTCCTGCGCACCGGCACGGGCTACGCGGCGCACAGCAACTGCGCCGTGACGCACCTCGCGGGTCGCGACGACCCCGCCTCTGACCTGCCTCCCAACCCGCTGGTTCCGTTCCTCGTCTCCCAGGCTGGGGAGGCTTCGGCGACGGTGACCGTGCTGGGGGCGCTGGCCTGGCAGACGGCCTGGTACTCGCCCGGCCTGGGCTGCACGCTGGGCTCCGGTCCCGTCGACGCGCAAGAGCCGACGCCCGTCGAGCCCGCGACGCTGGAGGTGGCGCCTGACCCCGCCCTCGACGGCGCCCTGGCTGCGGCCTTCGGCGACGACCTGGACGCACAGGCCCGCGACGAGCTGGGCACCCGCGCGGTCGTCGTGCTGCGGGACGGGGAGGTCGTCGCGGAGCGCTACGCCGACGGGTTCGACGCCGACACGCGCCAGCTGGGCTGGTCCATGACCAAGTCCGTCACCAACCTGATGGTCGGCCGCATCATCCACGACGGTGACACCACCCTCACGCTCGACAGCGATCATCTCCGCGGCGAGTGGGAGGGCGATGCGCGCGCCGGAATCACCGTGGACGACCTCCTGCGGATGACCGGCGGGCTGGCCTGGGACGAGACCTACGACCTCGGCACGCCCATCACGCAGATGCTGTACGGCGAGCCGGACATGGGTGCCTTCGTCGCCAGCCAGCCCGCGACCCACGAACCGGGCACGTTCCAGCAGTACAGCTCGGGCTCGACGACGCTGCTGTGTTCGGTGTTGGCCGGGTCCGTCACCGGCGACGGACCGCTGCTGCCCCACGACGTCCTGTTCGAGCCGCTCGGTCTGTCGACGGCCGTCCTGGAGCCCGATGCCGTCGGCACACCCGTGTGCGGCTCCTATCTCTGGGCCACGCCACGTGACTGGGCTCTCATCGGTCAGTTCGCGCTCGACGACGGCGTCGTCGACGGCGTGCGGCTGCTGCCAGACGGGTGGATGGCCAGTTCGACAACCGTCGAAGAAGTGGCGGAGACGGATTCCCCGAACCTCGCCGCCTCATGGTGGGTGAATGAGCTGCCGGACGGCACCCTCATGAACCCGGAGCTTCCGGCCGACACATACTGGGCCAGCGGCCACGACGGGCAGCGCGTCTACGTCGTGCCGAGCGAGGATCTGGTCGTCGTCCGACTCGGCTTCTCGCCGTCGGCCGACGACATCCGTGCGGACCAGCTGGTGGCCGACGTCGTCAGCGCCAGCTGAGTCTGCCCCTGGCCGGTGCGTCCTGCGTGGGGCGCGTCGCGCGGGCGAGGAGTTCCAGGATGTGCAGGTACGTCCGGCCCGTTGCCTGCGACATGCCGATCTCGCACGTCCGGTTGAGCGACGCGTAGGCCGCGTACTCGCGGCGGCCCAGCTCTGCGGCCATCTCGCGGGTCGCGGACCGCGTCAGCTCGGGGTGCAGCAGGCCACGGTCGCCCGCGAAGCCACAGCAGGCCCAGCTGTCGGGGACACGCACGTCGTCGCTGATGAAGCGCGCCACCTTCATGAGGTCGTCGTTCATGCCCGCGCGCGTCGATGAGCACGTGGGGTGCACGGCCAGCGATGCGATGGGCGAGATCACCGACAGCCGG is a window encoding:
- a CDS encoding serine hydrolase domain-containing protein; amino-acid sequence: MPRRRRAVVAGSVVAAVALVAAAGYWSVRPLLRTGTGYAAHSNCAVTHLAGRDDPASDLPPNPLVPFLVSQAGEASATVTVLGALAWQTAWYSPGLGCTLGSGPVDAQEPTPVEPATLEVAPDPALDGALAAAFGDDLDAQARDELGTRAVVVLRDGEVVAERYADGFDADTRQLGWSMTKSVTNLMVGRIIHDGDTTLTLDSDHLRGEWEGDARAGITVDDLLRMTGGLAWDETYDLGTPITQMLYGEPDMGAFVASQPATHEPGTFQQYSSGSTTLLCSVLAGSVTGDGPLLPHDVLFEPLGLSTAVLEPDAVGTPVCGSYLWATPRDWALIGQFALDDGVVDGVRLLPDGWMASSTTVEEVAETDSPNLAASWWVNELPDGTLMNPELPADTYWASGHDGQRVYVVPSEDLVVVRLGFSPSADDIRADQLVADVVSAS
- a CDS encoding DUF1707 SHOCT-like domain-containing protein, with translation MATDMTPRFDQLRCADQDRELVAQVLNNAYAEGRLTFDEHADRIATAYDAKTFGDLDVLTADLLPRDPHVAAQPATPAPAAQRLDSVAIPGAYTGANAILSTQKSGSISTVAGDLTLNSWLGEVRLDLVGATFASRHTTVHVGVLMGEVKIRVPEGVEVNTSQITNVMAETKVDGVAPHPDGIVLTLVGTVIMGEVTVLGPRIAKQRKYEKFAQ
- a CDS encoding 6-phosphofructokinase, encoding MTRRVGILTAGGDSPGLNAAIRGFGKAALGHGMELIGFRDGLKGLVEDRWQELDGQALAGILTIGGTILGTSRDKPHKMVVDGEVRDMTPTIIENYERNQLDAIVCIGGGGTAKNANRLSKAGLNVIHLPKTIDNDIAHTDTSFGFSTALGIATDAVDRLHSTAHSHHRVIVVEIMGHKAGWLALGAGIAGGADIILIPEIPYSIESVAESVRGRAASGRPFSVIAIAEGARDLQGSADLAAAVALKSSATSPEAKAAADKHKASVEAAHRDNAFRVASALESATGLESRVTILGYVQRGGTPDANDRLLGTLLGSAGADLVAAGEYGVTVASQGGDAVPVPLAEVAGNLKTVPLDHPWLTAARGVGTGLGD